One genomic window of Corticium candelabrum chromosome 21, ooCorCand1.1, whole genome shotgun sequence includes the following:
- the LOC134196327 gene encoding filamin-C-like, translating to MSTGRRPTPYVDAQTALNLFNKQDATSRDRVYHVGQKIQLTVDTSQGGDGPLFATAKGIFSGAITDVSIKQLGISSFLVVFAPSVADEYKLGVTWGDQPVEGSPFIFKFREASEPDKVRVYGLTGHRFVADEPVSFNIEARDAGSGEIVVRATGPSRGTARSRVILDDQNDGTFVGTYIPIAPGEHELSITWSDVPVPGSPFKVQVLDNANSTASKVTLHGPGLSGRVLEINKPIELLVDTSLAGSGAVTASATNRSGYQLKIDVFKTGPNSHLLRIEASHPDFYDVSVLYEGSHISGSPYSVNFSKQIDPTACVVRGLRSGKLTVGEPVVFTVDADDAGPGELVVRASGPTAGQPAQLEITDNEYDSYTVTYLPTAHGTHKLHVLWSQTPIPGSPFRIDIQPAASDRKTDASKCLVYGPSLQYTGLRKLSDVCSFTVHTGQAGPGNLDVKASGPVKSQSEVLVEDNGNGSYNVTLQPTAVGDFKLDIFWGGQPVPESPLAFRYIDPKKCQARGPGLTQAFVGKPASFTVDTSGAGRATLTASALGEKSRADAKVKKISTNVYNVEYVPDTPGAYLINVRWDKLHVPGSPFKLVVPDVAQAQAARCQLAGDKINDCEIGQEVQFSVHVPDTNEGKLTCTAYGLHDTVIGYMVDEDEGRVAMRFDPPTAGKYKVGVYWESRHIPGSPFKVTVFPQPDPTKVRAFGPGLQNGKTGHPGSFTIDTEDAGGGVLEVRVQGPKQGFQIQLNQDSNSPTTFYGKYDPTQSGEYDIEIAFSSHPVPGSPFQVTITDN from the coding sequence CCTACGCCCTACGTAGACGCTCAAACAGCTCTCAATCTTTTCAACAAACAAGATGCTACAAGTCGAGACCGTGTTTACCACGTCGGCCAGAAAATCCAACTGACAGTAGACACGAGTCAAGGAGGAGACGGCCCGCTCTTCGCAACAGCCAAAGGAATATTCTCTGGCGCGATAACTGATGTAAGCATCAAACAGTTAGGAATTTCCAGTTTCTTGGTAGTGTTTGCACCGTCGGTAGCGGATGAGTACAAGCTGGGAGTCACGTGGGGTGACCAGCCTGTGGAAGGATCTCCATTCATATTCAAATTTCGTGAAGCGTCTGAACCGGACAAAGTGCGAGTGTATGGATTGACGGGTCATCGCTTTGTCGCTGACGAGCCCGTCTCGTTTAATATCGAAGCTAGAGACGCTGGCAGTGGCGAAATAGTCGTTCGAGCAACGGGGCCGTCACGTGGTACCGCTCGGTCACGTGTCATCTTAGACGACCAGAACGACGGCACATTTGTGGGAACGTACATTCCAATAGCACCGGGCGAGCACGAACTATCAATCACGTGGAGCGACGTGCCCGTTCCGGGTAGTCCATTCAAAGTCCAAGTGCTAGACAATGCGAATTCGACAGCCAGCAaggtgactctccacggtcCGGGCCTATCCGGAAGAGTCCTTGAAATCAACAAGCCCATAGAGCTACTCGTCGACACGTCACTGGCTGGCAGTGGCGCGGTCACCGCGTCGGCCACCAACAGGTCGGGTTACCAACTCAAAATCGACGTCTTCAAAACCGGACCGAATTCGCATCTCTTACGGATAGAGGCGTCTCACCCGGATTTCTACGACGTGTCCGTTCTATACGAGGGCTCTCACATCAGTGGGAGTCCTTACAGTGTCAATTTTTCCAAACAGATCGACCCGACTGCGTGCGTTGTGCGAGGATTAAGATCTGGGAAACTGACTGTAGGAGAACCGGTCGTGTTCACGGTCGACGCGGACGACGCTGGGCCTGGAGAGCTCGTCGTTCGCGCATCGGGTCCGACCGCAGGTCAGCCGGCTCAATTAGAGATCACGGACAACGAGTATGATAGCTACACGGTAACCTACTTACCGACCGCTCACGGTACACACAAACTCCACGTGCTCTGGAGCCAGACTCCTATCCCCGGTTCTCCGTTTCGAATCGATATTCAACCCGCCGCGAGTGACCGAAAGACGGACGCGTCCAAGTGTCTCGTCTACGGTCCTTCTCTGCAGTACACCGGCCTTCGCAAGTTGAGCGACGTCTGCTCTTTCACGGTTCACACCGGACAGGCCGGACCTGGAAATCTCGACGTCAAGGCGAGTGGTCCCGTAAAGAGCCAATCGGAAGTACTAGTCGAAGACAACGGGAATGGCTCCTACAACGTGACCCTCCAGCCTACAGCAGTCGGCGACTTCAAATTGGATATTTTCTGGGGCGGCCAACCGGTTCCCGAGAGCCCGTTGGCGTTCCGTTACATCGACCCTAAAAAGTGTCAAGCCCGCGGGCCCGGACTGACGCAAGCGTTTGTAGGTAAACCGGCGTCTTTCACGGTGGACACCTCGGGTGCGGGTCGGGCCACTCTGACCGCGTCCGCACTCGGAGAGAAGAGCCGTGCTGATGCAAAGGTAAAAAAGATATCGACAAACGTGTATAACGTTGAATACGTCCCCGACACTCCGGGGGCCTACCTCATCAACGTCCGCTGGGACAAACTGCACGTACCGGGTAGTCCATTCAAGCTCGTCGTTCCCGACGTCGCGCAAGCGCAAGCGGCGCGCTGTCAGTTGGCGGGAGACAAAATAAATGACTGCGAGATCGGTCAGGAAGTTCAGTTCTCTGTCCACGTGCCGGACACGAATGAAGGAAAGCTGACATGCACTGCGTATGGTCTACACGATACTGTAATAGGTTATATGGTCGATGAAGACGAAGGACGCGTCGCCATGCGATTTGATCCTCCGACAGCAGGGAAATACAAAGTGGGTGTGTATTGGGAAAGCAGGCACATCCCGGGGTCCCCCTTCAAGGTCACGGTTTTCCCACAACCAGACCCAACGAAAGTGCGTGCGTTCGGACCTGGATTGCAGAACGGTAAAACGGGACACCCGGGAAGCTTCACTATTGACACAGAAGATGCTGGAGGTGGAGTCCTCGAAGTGAGAGTTCAGGGACCAAAGCAAGGTTTCCAGATACAACTAAACCAAGATTCCAACTCGCCGACTACTTTCTATGGCAAGTATGATCCAACGCAGAGCGGAGAGTATGACATTGAGATTGCCTTCTCGAGCCACCCAGTGCCAGGCAGTCCTTTCCAAGTTACCATTACAGATAACTAG
- the LOC134196326 gene encoding uncharacterized protein LOC134196326, with amino-acid sequence MFLMERVAFALLCSAVLSSAAVTKLEVLSRKQLDEKTKYMSSAGLLVVFDKRGKAANKSALDEMIQRSKQDMRLFIIKVVKFDCVKEPKDKSCQFSGEQNLVLWVNWQPTATPLPMDLIDSGDSLVAHCLMVLTGQYSTVLTSQEQLEELVQSAEEREQFAVLGYFERFGSQEHKSFMTVMMTVLERAHVGYTNRTELDFLDSASNKGVTAKVVVIVQGDEDDPRHVFTYADIIKEVELNKFVQIFTLPLLHKLISFEVDDPYSLFGLHLACALMLPDQFAEHKPMIERLARRFRDTFGFVYVDMNKFGKRYRKFGLDSPKKYPVLSIKVHGELERFEFIEDPESFTESFLIAFLNSTKTVYQEARMSKDVLILTQDNYRNVVYFSGKDVIVAFCHDHFEACNLQFHATWRRLGRGVHVAGYSDKLIVGFVSMSPASKPLEDDIADFPDIRFKYGNDEEFIGYQHNGKTPQRKLKPLLRFLAEVGYPDIAVMKKRESDDVPIVPPEDTKHVEYPDGFKPNPFNLDRRDSGESLAIHQRAESEEDDLLEDLSKEKEGRHRPNDKMVGETTPVNREREFHESEVPEDEEEDREDDELAGSVFYLTYKRKSEWKEETIALTDKTIEEKRTECGVLVVHFLSPWAAKSKALTSVIKEAAAGFSSHPSLVSTICFTHLDCTAYPEVCDRFNVYLYPTVIIFRGNEVHTYKGSLDTASLTQAVQLFQFDVVIELDTDQDLETFVTVVYPPFVLTQEFSLIGFFKSKDSKAYKEYEAVAVDGRGTFPHVACFGDIAKTWSKNFNVDIPAIAALRRGKYMLSETDTFQKTAKTAFDKGNISQFISKSQLSVIELTPITFPRFYAAGLPLAIAFVYSESFYYEHQMSDDEVLEPQERVFSKALADAAKDPKLNSKLLFCWMDVNEYGNLLGFYSSNGFVPTMVIVDRDKGDVYMMTDNRPKAAVDVLKWINKYLDGELKPIRKLKSAEWNPAKPPIDFLAKIDDREAAKHQGKPIDRGGASRLREVPKARPSSEDIVYGETGFESERLHDEL; translated from the exons ATGTTTCTAATGGAGCGGGTAGCATTTGCTCTTCTGTGCAGCGCTGTGCTGTCTTCTGCAGCCGTCACTAAGTTGGAGGTGCTATCACGCAAACAACTGGACGAGAAGACGAAGTACATGAGCTCTGCAGGCTTACTAGTTGTTTTTGACAAAA GAGGAAAAGCTGCAAACAAGTCTGCCTTGGATGAGATGATTCAGCGTTCTAAGCAAGACATGCGCTTGTTTATCATCAAAGTAGTGAAG tttgatTGTGTCAAGGAGCCTAAAGATAAATCTTGCCAGTTTTCTGGTGAACAGAATCTAGTGCTGTG GGTCAATTGGCAGCCAACAGCTACTCCATTACCAATGGATCTCATTGACAGTGGGGATTCACTAGTGGCACATTGCTTGAT GGTGTTGACTGGACAATATTCTACGGTTTTGACATCTCAAGAGCAGCTTGAGGAATTGGTTCAATCTGCTGAAGAACGAGAACAGTTTGCAGTTCTTGGTTACTTTGAGAGATTTGGGTCTCAAG AACACAAGTCGTTTATGACCGTCATGATGACTGTTCTTGAACGTGCACATGTTGGGTATACAAATAGAACAGAACTGGATTTCCTTGACTC TGCATCAAATAAAGGAGTGACTGCAAAAGTTGTTGTTATCGTACAAGGTGACGAAGATGACCCAAGACACGTGTTTACATATGCAGACATTATTAAGGAAGTGGAACTGAACAAATTTGTGCAAATATTTACATTGCCATTGCTT CATAAACTGATAAGTTTTGAAGTCGATGATCCGTATTCTCTTTTTGGTCTTCATTTGGCATGTGCTCTTATGCTACCTGACCAATTTGCAGAACATAAACCGATGATTGAACGCCTCGCAAGACGTTTCAGAGACACATTTGGCTTTGTATATGTTGACAT GAATAAGTTTGGAAAAAGGTATCGAAAATTTGGTCTTGATAGTCCAAAGAAATATCCAGTCTTGTCTATTAAGGTTCACGGGGAGCTG GAACGATTCGAGTTTATTGAAGATCCAGAATCGTTTACTGAAAGTTTTCTGATTGCATTTTTGAACTCAACGAAGACTGTGTATCAAGAGGCTAGAATGA GTAAAGATGTTCTTATCTTGACACAAGACAATTATCGAAAtgttgtttatttttctgGCAAGGATGTGATTGTTGCTTTCTGTCACGACC ATTTTGAGGCTTGTAATTTGCAATTTCATGCAACGTGGCGTCGACTGGGTCGAGGAGTACATGTAGCTGGCTACTCTGATAAACTCATTGTGGGGTTTGTGTCTATGTCTCCAGCAAGTAAACCACTGGAG GATGATATTGCTGATTTTCCCGATATTCGATTTAAGTATGGTAATGACGAAGAGTTTATTGGCTACCAACACAATGGGAAGACACCCCAACGCAAGCTGAAACCTTTGCTTCGGTTCTTAGCTGAAGTTGG GTACCCGGATATTGCGGTCATGAAGAAGCGGGAAAGTGATGACGTTCCTATTGTTCCTCCAGAGGATACTAAACATGTAGAATATCCTGATGGATTTAAACCTAATCCCTTTAACCTCGACAGGAGAGATAGTGGGGAGAGTTTAGCGATTCATCAACGGGCTGAGAGTGAGGAGGATGATCTGCTAGAGGATTTAAGCAAAGAGAAAGAAGGGAGACATCGACCAAATGATAAAATGGTTGGAGAAACGACTCCTGTtaatagagagagagagtttcATGAATCTGAGGTGCCTGAAGATGAGGAAG AGGATCGGGAAGATGATGAATTAGCTGGGTCTGTGTTTTATCTGACTTATAAGAGGAAATCTGAATGGAAGGAGGAGACAATAGCTCTGACTGATAAGACAATTGAAGAAAAACGCACTGAATGTGGAGTTCTTGTTGTTCATTTTCTCAGTCCAT GGGCGGCCAAGTCTAAAGCACTAACTTCTGTCATAAAAGAAGCTGCTGCTGGCTTCTCGTCTCACCCATCTCTCGTGTCTACTATCTGCTTTACTCATCTTGACTGTACAGCATATCCTGAAGTCTGCGATCGTTTCAACGTTTACCTATATCCAACTGTCATCATATTTCG TGGCAATGAGGTGCACACATACAAAGGATCTTTGGACACAGCCAGTCTCACACAAGCTGTTCAGCT ATTCCAGTTTGATGTTGTCATTGAGTTGGATACCGACCAAGACTTGGAGACATTTGTTACTGTTGTGTACCCTCCATTTGTTCTCACTCAAGAGTTCAGCTTGATTGGCTTTTTCAAGTCCAAAGACTCTAAAG CATACAAAGAGTACGAGGCTGTTGCTGTAGATGGAAGAGGGACGTTCCCGCACGTGGCATGTTTTGGTGACATTGCAAAGACTTG GTCTAAGAACTTCAATGTTGATATACCAGCTATTGCTGCTCTTCGACGAGGAAAGTACATGTTGTCAGAAACTGACACAtttcaaaaaacagcaaagacaGCGTTTGACAAAGGAAATATATCACAATTTATCTCTAAGTCTCAGCTTTCTGTT ATTGAACTCACTCCAATCACTTTTCCTCGATTTTATGCTGCTGGCCTTCCTCTTGCAATTGCATTTGTATACAGTGAAAGTTTCTACTATGAGCACCAAATGAGTGATGATGAAGTTTTGGAACCTCAAGAAAGAGTTTTTTCGAAAGCATTGGCTGATGCTGCAAAAGACCCAAAGCTTAACTCAAAACTACTGTTTTGTTGGATGGATGT AAATGAATACGGCAATCTGCTGGGCTTCTATTCATCAAATGGGTTTGTACCAACGATGGTCATTGTAGATCGTGATAAA GGAGATGTCTACATGATGACAGATAACCGCCCAAAGGCTGCCGTTGATGTTCTAAAGTGGATCAACAAGTACCTTGATGGCGAGCTAAAGCCAATTC GTAAATTGAAATCAGCAGAATGGAATCCCGCAAAGCCTCCTATTGACTTTTTGGCAAAAATTGACGATCGCGAGGCAGCAAAACATCAAGGAAAACCTATTGACAGAGGTGGAGCATCTCGATTAAGAGAAGTACCAAAGGCCAGGCCGAGTAGCGAAGACATTGTGTATGGTGAGACAGGATTTGAGTCAGAACGTTTGCACGATGAACTATGA
- the LOC134196486 gene encoding large ribosomal subunit protein uL2-like, translating into MGRVIRGQRKGHGSVFRSHTKHRKGAAKLRTLDYAERHGYIKGIVKEIIHDPGRGAPLARVAFRDPYRYKLRKELFIATEGMFTGQFVYCGKRASLAVGNCLPVGSMPEGTVVCALEQKPGDGGKMAKASGNYATVVSHNLDTRKTRLRLPSGAKKVILSTCRGLIGIAAGGGRIDKPLLKAGRAYHKYKVKRNSWPRVRGVAMNPVEHPHGGGNHQHIGKPSTVRRNTPAGRKVGLIAARRTGRLRGGKKVVAGDKE; encoded by the exons ATGGGTCGTGTTATTCGCGGACAACGTAAAGGCCACGGGTCCGTCTTTCGCTCTCACACGAAACATCGCAAAGGAGCGGCCAAACTGAGAACTCTAGACTACGCAGAGCGTCACGGTTATATCAAGGGTATAGTCAAGGAGATCATCCACGACCCGGGTCGTGGCGCTCCCCTCGCTAGAGTGGCATTTCGTGATCCTTACCGTTACAAATTGAGAAAGGAACTGTTCATAGCAACAGAGGGGATGTTCACAGGACAATTTGTCTATTGCGGAAAGAGAGCATCTCTTGCAGTCGGAAACTGCCTGCCAGTAGGCTCCATGCCAGAAG GGACTGTTGTGTGTGCACTTGAACAGAAACCTGGGGATGGTGGTAAGATGGCCAAGGCATCTGGCAACTACGCAACTGTTGTGTCTCACAATCTTGACACAAGGAAAACAAGACTACGACTGCCATCAGGAGCAAAGAAAGTCATCTTGTCGACATGTAGAGGCCTCATAGGTATTGCTGCTGGTGGAGGAAGAATAGATAAGCCTCTACTGAAAGCAGGACGAGCTTATCACAAGTACAAAGTGAAGAGAAACTCATGGCCACGTGTTCGCGGTGTGGCGATGAAC CCTGTTGAACATCCACACGGTGGTGGTAACCATCAACATATTGGTAAACCATCGACGGTGAGGAGGAACACTCCAGCAGGTCGCAAGGTCGGTCTCATTGCTGCAAGAAGAACAGGAAGACTGAGGGGAGGAAAGAAAGTAGTAGCAGGAGACAAGGAATAG